The following proteins are co-located in the Rippkaea orientalis PCC 8801 genome:
- a CDS encoding pyridoxal phosphate-dependent aminotransferase, whose amino-acid sequence MIKLATRVQSVPPSITLSIAAKAKAMKAQGIDVCSLSAGEPDFDTPQHIKDAAKLALDQGKTKYGAAAGEPKLRQAIAKKLQIDNQLTYAPENVIVTNGGKHSLFNLMLAMIEPGDEVIIPAPYWLSYPEMVKLASGTPVIVNTTEATEYKITPEQLREKITPKTKLFVLNSPSNPTGTVYTPPEIKALAEVILDSDVWVVSDEIYEKILYDGAQHLSIGAVSPEMFNRTIISNGFAKSYSMTGWRIGYLAGPVELIKACSIIQGHSTSNVCTFAQYGAIAALEQSQDCVQQMLDAFAERRRFILDRVRAIPKLSCPTPMGAFYVFIDISQTGMTSMEFCDKLLEYQQVAAIPGIAFGADSCIRLSYATDLTSIDKGMTRLANFVNSL is encoded by the coding sequence ATGATCAAATTGGCAACACGAGTACAGAGCGTTCCTCCATCCATTACCTTGAGTATTGCAGCAAAAGCTAAGGCAATGAAAGCTCAAGGAATTGATGTCTGTAGCCTGAGTGCAGGAGAACCGGACTTTGATACCCCGCAACATATCAAAGATGCAGCTAAATTGGCGTTAGATCAAGGAAAAACTAAATACGGTGCAGCAGCAGGAGAGCCCAAACTACGACAGGCGATCGCTAAAAAGTTACAAATTGATAACCAATTAACCTATGCCCCAGAAAATGTTATCGTCACCAATGGAGGCAAACATTCTCTATTCAATTTAATGTTAGCTATGATTGAACCAGGGGATGAAGTCATTATTCCGGCTCCCTATTGGTTAAGTTATCCTGAAATGGTGAAATTAGCTTCAGGAACTCCGGTCATTGTCAACACAACTGAAGCAACAGAGTATAAAATTACCCCTGAACAACTTCGGGAAAAGATTACCCCTAAGACTAAATTATTTGTTCTTAATTCTCCCTCTAACCCTACGGGAACGGTTTATACTCCCCCAGAAATTAAGGCATTAGCTGAGGTTATTCTTGACTCTGATGTATGGGTAGTTTCTGATGAAATTTATGAGAAAATTCTCTACGATGGGGCACAACATCTGAGTATTGGAGCCGTCAGTCCAGAAATGTTTAACCGAACCATTATTAGTAATGGATTTGCGAAAAGTTACTCGATGACAGGATGGCGAATTGGCTATTTAGCCGGTCCAGTAGAACTGATTAAAGCCTGTAGTATTATCCAAGGTCATAGTACCTCGAATGTCTGTACCTTTGCTCAATATGGCGCGATCGCAGCCCTAGAACAATCTCAAGATTGTGTGCAACAAATGTTAGACGCTTTTGCTGAACGTCGTCGCTTTATTTTAGACAGAGTTCGTGCTATTCCTAAGCTTAGCTGTCCTACTCCCATGGGGGCTTTTTATGTCTTTATTGATATTAGTCAAACGGGCATGACTTCTATGGAATTTTGTGATAAACTCCTAGAATATCAGCAAGTTGCAGCCATTCCTGGGATAGCCTTTGGGGCAGACTCTTGTATTCGTTTATCCTATGCAACCGATCTAACCTCTATTGATAAAGGAAT
- a CDS encoding DUF561 domain-containing protein, whose protein sequence is MTMYSQLATALAQHKALKVISGLTNFDTAKVSAIVKAAQAGGATFVDIAADPALVRRVRQLINLPICVSAVEPELLVEAVAAGADLIEIGNFDAFYAQGRRFEAKEVLALTQKTRSLLPEITLSVTVPHILPLDEQVHLAEALVEAGANIIQTEGGTSSQPIHAGTLGLIEKAAPTLAAAHSISRAVSVPVLCASGLSSVTVPMAIAAGASGVGVGSAINQLNDEVAMVAAVRSLVEALATSPVTLRS, encoded by the coding sequence ATGACTATGTATTCTCAATTAGCCACGGCCTTAGCACAACACAAAGCCCTTAAAGTAATCAGTGGCTTAACCAATTTTGACACCGCCAAAGTCAGTGCCATTGTCAAAGCTGCCCAAGCCGGGGGCGCAACCTTCGTCGATATCGCCGCAGATCCCGCTTTAGTTCGTCGTGTTCGTCAATTAATCAACCTACCCATCTGTGTCTCAGCCGTCGAACCGGAGTTATTGGTGGAAGCCGTTGCAGCCGGGGCTGATTTAATTGAGATTGGCAATTTTGATGCCTTTTATGCCCAAGGACGGCGGTTTGAAGCAAAAGAAGTCCTAGCCTTAACCCAAAAAACCCGTTCTCTCCTGCCTGAGATCACCCTATCGGTGACTGTTCCCCACATCTTACCCCTTGATGAGCAGGTACACTTAGCCGAAGCTTTAGTCGAAGCCGGGGCTAATATTATCCAAACTGAAGGCGGAACCAGCAGTCAACCCATCCATGCCGGAACATTAGGCTTAATTGAAAAAGCTGCCCCCACCTTAGCAGCAGCCCATAGCATTTCTCGCGCGGTATCTGTCCCCGTCCTGTGTGCTTCTGGGTTATCTTCGGTAACTGTTCCCATGGCGATCGCAGCAGGAGCGTCTGGTGTAGGGGTCGGTTCGGCAATTAACCAACTCAACGATGAAGTGGCGATGGTAGCTGCCGTCCGTTCCTTAGTAGAAGCCTTAGCAACCTCTCCCGTTACCCTTCGTAGTTAG
- a CDS encoding multicopper oxidase family protein, whose protein sequence is MTELDHHEESLELVSPNVPLTNISRRSFIAVGLGTAATLVLPKTAQAKSDSSNLISSYKTTSPALNPPSDQSFFQPYLKSSQDGKVSGNWVMNQGEVTLGLYTGTIRFYADESAPDTHLIPSPTLCVNPGDLIEISLKNSAPPNDDACATHQPNQPNCFNSTNLHFHGLHVSPLSIGKDGKPRSGGHPADIAFSSDDVLVEMTPGEKNNYKVQLPANHAPGTHWYHPHRHGSTAVQVANGMAGLIVIKEPANQAICPDAPDVIWVLQDVVSDGGTGIIADAELYAPFGGNPGECLVNGQYQPTLTVQKGEIQRWRILNAGASPRTLMNLRLCKGTVPQSDLDALNAKFAPGQDTTGVPRNLPAEPESMYLIARDGINLYGKKPNVQTNHAFSPGNRADFLVNLAPGNYTLIKDAYTGSKDVYGNAKDDNEAVESRATVRTRQVLAYITVTETPYAKAATVKGQFEQLLANGIPTTGMSSYLNPFIGEVPQNSQPVNFEAVPRNPGQFTIDNRKYGEPGAKFTVALNSQEEWLLDSLSNVTHPFHIHVNPFQVVAIGSKNQQGVITWNDIPSEDRIWQDTVAVDPNIPLKIQHRFDDYNGTFVLHCHILFHEDQGMMYDVEVTGNGIPPGVINTVSA, encoded by the coding sequence ATGACTGAACTCGATCATCATGAGGAATCCTTAGAATTAGTTTCCCCTAATGTTCCCCTAACCAATATTAGCCGACGTTCGTTTATTGCCGTTGGTTTAGGAACAGCCGCCACATTGGTTTTACCCAAAACCGCCCAAGCAAAGTCCGATTCCTCGAACTTAATTAGTAGCTACAAGACAACCAGCCCAGCCTTAAATCCTCCCTCGGATCAATCCTTTTTTCAACCCTACCTTAAATCCTCGCAAGACGGAAAAGTCAGTGGTAATTGGGTGATGAATCAAGGAGAAGTTACCCTAGGATTATATACAGGAACCATCCGATTTTATGCCGATGAAAGTGCGCCCGATACCCATTTAATTCCCTCACCGACTCTGTGTGTTAATCCGGGGGATTTAATAGAAATTAGCCTGAAAAATTCGGCTCCTCCTAATGATGACGCTTGTGCTACCCATCAACCCAACCAACCCAACTGTTTTAACAGCACCAATTTACATTTTCATGGTCTTCATGTTTCGCCGTTAAGTATTGGTAAAGACGGCAAACCACGCTCAGGAGGACACCCTGCCGATATTGCCTTTTCTTCCGATGATGTCTTAGTAGAAATGACTCCAGGGGAAAAGAATAATTATAAAGTTCAATTACCCGCAAATCATGCCCCCGGAACCCATTGGTATCATCCCCATCGTCACGGTTCAACGGCAGTACAAGTCGCTAATGGCATGGCCGGATTAATTGTCATTAAAGAACCCGCCAATCAAGCGATTTGTCCCGATGCACCCGATGTTATCTGGGTGTTGCAAGACGTAGTTTCCGATGGAGGAACGGGTATCATTGCGGACGCTGAACTCTATGCACCCTTTGGTGGCAACCCAGGAGAATGTCTAGTTAACGGACAATATCAGCCAACGCTAACCGTACAGAAAGGAGAAATTCAACGCTGGCGGATACTCAACGCAGGAGCAAGTCCCCGTACTTTGATGAACTTAAGATTGTGCAAAGGAACAGTTCCCCAAAGTGATCTTGATGCTCTTAATGCAAAATTTGCCCCTGGACAAGATACCACAGGTGTTCCGCGTAATCTACCGGCCGAGCCTGAATCAATGTATCTCATTGCACGCGATGGTATTAACCTCTATGGCAAAAAACCCAATGTCCAGACGAACCACGCTTTTTCACCAGGCAACCGCGCGGACTTTTTAGTGAATTTAGCCCCTGGTAACTATACCCTCATCAAAGATGCTTATACGGGGTCTAAAGATGTTTATGGCAATGCTAAAGATGATAATGAAGCCGTCGAGAGTCGTGCTACTGTCAGAACCCGTCAGGTTTTAGCCTATATTACCGTCACAGAGACTCCCTATGCTAAAGCAGCTACTGTTAAAGGGCAGTTTGAGCAATTACTCGCCAATGGTATCCCCACCACAGGGATGAGTAGCTACTTGAATCCTTTTATCGGTGAGGTTCCTCAAAATTCCCAACCCGTCAATTTTGAAGCTGTACCCAGGAATCCAGGTCAGTTTACCATTGATAACCGTAAATATGGTGAACCAGGGGCTAAATTTACCGTTGCCCTTAATTCTCAAGAAGAATGGCTACTCGATAGTCTCAGTAATGTCACCCATCCCTTCCATATCCATGTTAATCCTTTCCAAGTAGTAGCGATCGGCAGTAAAAATCAGCAGGGTGTGATTACTTGGAATGACATTCCTTCTGAAGACCGAATCTGGCAAGATACTGTAGCAGTTGATCCCAATATCCCCTTAAAGATTCAACATCGCTTTGATGATTATAATGGTACTTTTGTTCTGCACTGTCATATTCTGTTCCATGAAGATCAGGGCATGATGTACGATGTCGAAGTCACCGGCAATGGCATTCCCCCGGGTGTAATTAATACCGTATCAGCCTAG
- a CDS encoding glycogen/starch/alpha-glucan phosphorylase translates to MASILNPNVTIEDDRTGLDIETIRRAVLDNLFYIQGKFPAIATKHDFYMALAYTVRDRLLQRWLNSVQTNLKKDVKSVAYLSAEFLVGPHLGNNLINLDIYQQVEQAIKESGLNLQELIDTEEEPGLGNGGLGRLAACYLDSLSSLEIPAIGYGIRYEFGIFDQHIQDGWQVEITDKWLQYGNPWEIARPESSVMVNFGGRTEAYTDDHGAFRVRWIPEYVVKGIPYDTPILGYKVNTANTLRLWRSEACESFNFERFNQGDYYGAVDSKVHSENLCKVLYPNDEPIQGKELRLQQQYFFVCCSLQDMIRTHLIENSSLDNFDQLWAIQLNDTHPAVAVAELMRLLVDVHHYEWEPAWQITENTFGYTNHTLLPEALEKWPLSIFGRLLPRLLEIIYEINNRFLERVRIKFPDNGSKMSSLSIIDESDDKYVRMANLACIGSHRINGVAQLHSELLKETILHDFYALFPEKFTNVTNGVTPRRWMVLSNPRLTELITQKIGNRWINHLDELKQLEQFVDDASFRSQWRQVKQEVKQDLAKYIEKKVGIVVNPASLFDVQVKRIHEYKRQHLNVLHIITLYNRLKHNPNLDIPPRTFIFGGKAAPGYFMAKRIIKLITSVGDVINNDPDLKDRLKVVFLPDYNVTLGQRVYPAADLSEQISTAGKEASGTGNMKFSLNGALTIGTLDGANVEIREEVGAENFFLFGLTTPQVAEVKSHGYYPRGHYDSNEELRGVLDLISCGFFSRGNRELLQPIVDNLLYDDPYLLLADYQSYINSQEEVSEAYKDQERWSRMSILNVARMGKFSSDRSIQEYCDNIWKVQPVSIKLQAYNQENAGLKV, encoded by the coding sequence ATGGCTTCAATCTTAAACCCTAATGTAACAATTGAAGATGATCGCACCGGATTAGATATCGAAACAATTCGACGGGCTGTTTTAGATAATCTTTTTTATATTCAAGGAAAATTTCCAGCGATTGCCACAAAACATGACTTTTATATGGCCTTAGCTTATACGGTCCGCGATCGCCTCCTGCAACGCTGGTTAAACAGTGTACAAACTAACCTTAAAAAAGATGTCAAAAGCGTTGCCTATCTTTCGGCTGAATTTTTAGTCGGTCCCCATTTAGGCAATAATTTAATTAACTTAGATATTTACCAACAAGTTGAACAAGCGATCAAAGAATCAGGATTAAATCTACAAGAATTAATTGATACAGAAGAAGAACCCGGATTAGGCAATGGGGGTTTAGGACGTTTAGCTGCTTGTTATTTAGACTCGTTATCGAGTTTAGAAATTCCCGCGATTGGTTATGGCATTCGCTACGAATTTGGTATTTTTGATCAACACATTCAGGATGGTTGGCAAGTTGAAATTACGGATAAATGGTTGCAGTATGGAAACCCTTGGGAAATTGCTCGACCTGAATCTTCCGTGATGGTTAATTTTGGGGGTCGGACTGAAGCTTATACCGACGATCATGGCGCATTTCGAGTGCGTTGGATTCCCGAATATGTTGTTAAAGGAATCCCCTACGATACTCCCATTTTAGGATACAAAGTTAATACGGCCAATACCTTACGATTATGGCGTTCAGAAGCCTGTGAATCGTTTAATTTTGAACGGTTTAATCAGGGAGATTATTATGGTGCTGTTGATAGTAAAGTTCACTCAGAAAACCTTTGTAAAGTGCTTTATCCCAACGATGAACCGATTCAAGGAAAAGAACTCCGTTTACAGCAACAATACTTTTTTGTCTGCTGTTCCCTTCAGGATATGATCCGCACTCATTTGATCGAAAATTCGAGTTTAGATAACTTTGATCAACTATGGGCAATTCAACTCAATGATACCCATCCGGCGGTTGCAGTAGCGGAATTAATGCGTCTCTTAGTAGATGTTCATCATTATGAATGGGAACCGGCTTGGCAAATTACAGAGAACACTTTTGGCTATACTAACCATACTTTATTACCCGAAGCGTTAGAAAAATGGCCGTTAAGTATTTTTGGTCGGTTACTGCCCCGTTTATTAGAGATTATTTACGAAATTAATAATCGTTTTTTGGAACGGGTTCGCATCAAATTTCCGGACAATGGAAGCAAAATGTCTAGTCTTTCAATTATTGATGAAAGTGATGACAAATATGTTCGTATGGCTAATTTAGCTTGCATTGGTTCCCATAGGATTAATGGGGTTGCTCAGTTGCATTCTGAATTACTCAAAGAAACGATATTACACGACTTTTATGCCCTGTTTCCTGAAAAATTTACTAACGTTACCAATGGCGTTACACCGCGTCGTTGGATGGTTTTAAGTAATCCTCGACTGACAGAATTAATTACACAAAAAATTGGCAACCGTTGGATTAATCATCTCGATGAACTGAAGCAATTAGAACAATTTGTAGACGATGCTAGTTTTCGATCGCAATGGCGACAAGTTAAACAAGAAGTTAAACAAGATTTAGCCAAATACATCGAGAAAAAAGTCGGAATTGTGGTTAACCCCGCGTCTTTATTTGATGTTCAAGTTAAGCGCATCCATGAATACAAACGCCAACATCTCAATGTGTTACATATCATTACTCTCTATAATCGTCTTAAACACAATCCTAATTTAGATATTCCCCCGCGTACCTTTATTTTTGGGGGTAAAGCTGCCCCAGGTTACTTTATGGCTAAACGGATTATTAAATTGATTACTTCTGTGGGGGATGTAATCAATAATGATCCTGATCTTAAAGATCGCTTGAAAGTGGTTTTTTTGCCCGATTATAATGTTACTTTAGGTCAACGAGTTTATCCCGCGGCCGATTTATCAGAACAAATTTCTACCGCAGGAAAAGAAGCATCAGGAACGGGTAATATGAAATTTTCCCTCAATGGTGCATTAACCATTGGAACCCTAGATGGTGCTAATGTAGAAATTCGCGAAGAAGTTGGGGCAGAAAATTTCTTTTTGTTTGGGTTAACAACCCCCCAAGTTGCTGAAGTCAAATCCCATGGTTATTATCCCCGAGGTCATTATGATTCTAATGAAGAATTGCGAGGCGTTTTAGACTTAATCAGTTGCGGTTTCTTTTCCCGTGGAAATCGTGAATTATTACAGCCGATTGTTGATAATTTATTGTATGATGATCCCTATCTTTTATTAGCGGACTATCAATCGTATATTAACTCCCAAGAAGAAGTTAGTGAAGCTTATAAAGATCAAGAACGGTGGAGTCGGATGTCTATTTTAAATGTGGCCAGGATGGGTAAATTTTCTAGCGATCGCTCTATTCAAGAATATTGTGATAATATCTGGAAAGTTCAACCAGTTAGTATTAAATTACAAGCCTACAATCAAGAAAATGCCGGATTAAAGGTTTGA
- the glyS gene encoding glycine--tRNA ligase subunit beta — MFFLLEVGTEELPADFLNGAIAQWQERIPASLQEHFLTPNSITVYGTPRRLAVLIEGLADHQSDRTEVIKGPPAAAAFKDGQPTKAAEGFARKQAVDVATLEIRPTDKGDFVFIEKKIAGRPTKAILQELIPSWINGLEGRRFMRWGDGDLRFPRPIRWLVTLCDGEVLPLELINGSTTIISDRVSYGHRILHPEPVSIPHGSEYRETLQSVYVEVDPHERRQTIEAGVKAVAQTLGGTAEIYPELLQEVTNLVEYPTAVPGKFDEEFLELPTEVITTVMVTHQRYFAVKDQQGSLLPNFITISNGDRTKSEIIAAGNQRVIRARLADAQFFYHADCSEPLDTYLPQLETVTFQNELGTMRDKVDRIMEIAQQIAQQLNLTPQQWDEIESTAMLCKVDLVTQMVYEFPELQGIMGQKYALVSGESESVAQGIFEHYLPRGADDIMPQSLTGQVVGLADRLDTLISIFGLGMIPTGSSDPFALRRAANAVINITWNSQLSINLAQLLAQGCADFITGHQDKTSPLEPLKGFFIQRIQTLLQEELKLDYDLVNAVLGDNDPEYQERALEDLLDVRDRAQFLQEIRNNGQLERIYETVNRSTRLAAQGNLGFQELDPRKTVNPQLFQQRSENAFYQELIVLLPETLAAKSQRNYQLLVNGLTEIAPTVSNFFDGEDSVLVMDEDPKIRQNRLNLLGILRNHSRTLADFGAIVKS; from the coding sequence ATGTTCTTTTTATTAGAAGTTGGTACAGAAGAATTACCCGCAGATTTTCTCAATGGGGCGATCGCCCAATGGCAAGAACGCATCCCCGCAAGTCTCCAAGAACACTTTCTAACCCCCAACTCCATTACGGTTTATGGGACTCCTCGACGGTTAGCGGTGTTAATAGAAGGACTAGCGGATCACCAAAGCGATCGCACCGAAGTGATCAAAGGACCCCCCGCAGCAGCAGCTTTTAAGGACGGACAACCCACCAAAGCGGCCGAAGGATTTGCCCGTAAACAAGCGGTAGATGTTGCTACCTTAGAAATTCGACCGACTGATAAAGGAGATTTCGTCTTTATCGAGAAAAAAATTGCAGGACGACCCACTAAAGCCATTTTACAAGAACTCATTCCTAGCTGGATTAATGGACTCGAAGGACGACGGTTTATGCGGTGGGGAGATGGAGATCTCAGATTTCCCCGTCCCATTCGTTGGTTAGTTACCCTGTGTGATGGAGAGGTTCTCCCCTTAGAATTGATTAACGGCAGTACCACGATTATCAGCGATCGCGTTTCCTATGGCCATCGCATCCTTCACCCCGAACCCGTGAGTATTCCCCATGGGTCTGAGTATCGAGAAACCCTACAATCAGTGTATGTCGAAGTAGACCCCCACGAACGTCGTCAAACCATCGAAGCAGGGGTTAAAGCGGTTGCCCAAACATTGGGAGGAACCGCAGAAATTTACCCGGAATTGCTGCAAGAAGTCACTAATTTAGTGGAATATCCAACGGCAGTTCCAGGGAAGTTTGACGAGGAATTTTTAGAACTACCCACCGAAGTCATTACAACAGTGATGGTGACGCATCAGCGTTATTTTGCGGTCAAAGATCAACAAGGGTCATTGTTGCCCAATTTTATTACGATTTCTAACGGCGATCGCACTAAATCAGAGATTATTGCCGCCGGGAATCAACGGGTAATTCGGGCTCGTTTAGCGGATGCCCAATTTTTCTACCACGCAGACTGTAGTGAACCCCTCGATACTTACCTTCCTCAACTCGAAACCGTCACCTTTCAAAACGAATTGGGAACCATGCGAGATAAGGTAGATCGTATCATGGAAATTGCCCAACAAATTGCCCAACAATTAAATTTAACGCCACAACAATGGGATGAAATTGAAAGTACTGCCATGTTATGTAAGGTAGATCTGGTGACTCAGATGGTCTATGAATTTCCTGAGTTACAAGGGATAATGGGGCAAAAATATGCCTTAGTTAGTGGGGAGTCGGAGTCCGTTGCCCAAGGAATTTTTGAGCATTATTTACCCCGTGGGGCTGATGATATCATGCCTCAATCTTTAACGGGTCAAGTGGTAGGATTAGCAGACCGTTTAGATACCTTAATTAGCATTTTTGGCTTAGGCATGATTCCCACGGGATCATCCGATCCTTTTGCATTAAGAAGGGCAGCTAATGCAGTGATTAATATTACTTGGAATAGCCAATTATCGATTAATTTAGCCCAATTATTAGCCCAAGGATGCGCCGATTTTATAACAGGACATCAGGATAAAACTTCTCCTTTAGAACCCTTGAAAGGATTTTTTATTCAACGGATTCAAACCTTATTACAAGAGGAACTGAAGCTAGATTATGACTTAGTTAATGCGGTGTTAGGAGACAATGATCCTGAATATCAAGAACGGGCGTTAGAGGATTTATTGGATGTTCGCGATCGCGCTCAATTTTTGCAGGAAATCCGCAATAATGGACAATTGGAACGCATCTACGAAACCGTCAATCGTTCCACTCGTTTAGCTGCCCAAGGAAACTTAGGATTTCAAGAACTTGATCCCAGAAAAACCGTTAATCCTCAGTTATTTCAACAGCGTTCGGAAAATGCTTTTTATCAAGAATTAATTGTTTTATTACCTGAAACTTTGGCAGCGAAATCCCAACGCAACTATCAATTATTGGTGAATGGATTAACAGAAATTGCCCCAACGGTGAGTAACTTTTTTGATGGAGAAGATAGTGTTTTGGTCATGGATGAAGATCCTAAGATTCGACAAAATCGCTTGAATCTTTTAGGAATCCTTCGCAATCATAGCCGAACCCTAGCAGATTTTGGCGCAATTGTCAAGAGTTAA
- a CDS encoding aminotransferase class I/II-fold pyridoxal phosphate-dependent enzyme, whose protein sequence is MKLTEDSGLLSQYRVPLIEALTNSIKQQNSAFYAPGHKRGEGIAPSLATLLGKTVFQADLPELPDLDNLFAPSGVIQKAQELAAEVYGADQTWFLVNGSTCGIISAILATCRPGDKIIVPRNIHQSAIAGLILSGAVPIFINPEYDPIWDLAYSITPEALERALIENSEVKAVMVVYPTYHGICGDLQAIAKITHGYNIPLLVDEAHGAHFTFHPNLPFSALSLGADLVVQSTHKVLGAMTQASMLHQQGNRIDPQRISQALQLTQSTSPSYLLLASLDGARQQMALQGQDLLSQTIELSQKVREEISQIKGLQILNLEQPCPGFKQLDITRLTVNVSGLGLTGFEVDEILHQQLGVTAELPMLRHLAFIISIGNKTEDINQLIKAFKTLTANLSPSPRHPVTPSPPPLLSSCYISPREAFFSATKMVNIEDSIGGISGELICPYPPGIPLLMPGEKITAQAIEYLQKVLDLGGSITGCSDPSLKQLKIIS, encoded by the coding sequence ATGAAATTAACAGAAGATTCTGGTTTATTATCCCAGTATAGGGTTCCTCTAATTGAGGCATTAACCAACTCAATTAAACAGCAAAATTCCGCTTTTTATGCTCCTGGTCATAAAAGGGGAGAAGGAATTGCCCCCTCTTTAGCGACTTTATTGGGAAAAACCGTCTTTCAGGCTGATTTACCAGAATTACCAGACTTAGATAACTTATTTGCTCCTTCTGGTGTAATCCAAAAAGCACAGGAATTAGCAGCAGAGGTTTATGGAGCCGATCAAACTTGGTTTTTGGTGAATGGGTCAACTTGCGGAATTATCTCGGCCATTTTAGCAACTTGTAGACCGGGGGATAAGATTATTGTACCCCGTAATATCCATCAATCTGCGATCGCGGGATTAATTTTGTCCGGGGCAGTTCCAATTTTTATCAATCCTGAATATGATCCTATCTGGGATCTCGCCTATAGTATCACCCCAGAGGCTCTAGAAAGGGCTTTAATCGAAAATTCTGAAGTTAAAGCGGTGATGGTAGTTTATCCCACTTACCACGGCATTTGTGGGGATCTCCAAGCGATCGCTAAAATCACCCATGGTTATAATATTCCCTTATTGGTGGATGAGGCACACGGGGCTCATTTTACCTTTCATCCCAATTTACCGTTTTCGGCTCTATCTTTGGGGGCTGATTTAGTCGTACAATCGACCCATAAAGTCTTAGGAGCGATGACCCAAGCATCTATGTTACACCAGCAAGGTAACAGAATCGATCCCCAAAGAATTAGTCAAGCTTTACAGTTAACCCAGTCTACCAGTCCCAGTTATTTATTATTAGCTTCTTTGGATGGTGCAAGACAACAAATGGCTTTACAGGGGCAAGACTTATTAAGTCAAACGATTGAATTATCCCAAAAAGTAAGAGAAGAAATTAGTCAAATTAAGGGATTACAAATTTTAAATTTAGAACAACCTTGCCCCGGATTTAAACAATTAGATATTACGAGACTGACAGTTAATGTTAGTGGATTAGGATTAACGGGATTTGAAGTTGATGAAATCCTGCATCAACAATTGGGAGTAACTGCTGAATTACCGATGTTACGTCATTTAGCTTTTATTATTTCTATTGGGAATAAAACCGAGGATATTAATCAACTCATCAAAGCTTTCAAAACCCTAACGGCTAATCTTTCTCCTTCACCCCGTCACCCCGTCACCCCGTCACCCCCTCCTCTCCTCTCCTCCTGCTATATCTCCCCTCGTGAAGCTTTTTTCTCCGCAACAAAAATGGTCAATATTGAAGATAGTATTGGTGGAATTAGTGGGGAACTAATCTGTCCCTATCCGCCTGGAATACCGTTATTAATGCCAGGAGAAAAAATTACGGCTCAAGCGATAGAGTATTTACAAAAAGTGTTAGATTTAGGAGGAAGTATTACGGGATGTAGTGATCCAAGTTTGAAGCAATTAAAAATTATTAGTTAA
- a CDS encoding response regulator transcription factor, with product MVINASNPKILIVDDDPAICQLVSRFLSYNNYQIKTAENAYQGRQLFEQLSPDLVILDVNLPDESGFTLCQEIRHTGTLVLMLTCMTDTNYILEGFAKGADDYLTKPFNLAILKAKITALLNRRQLGNNTLETGKNTLVFDGLSINVETAEVTLNNQVIPLTTLEFELLHFLATHPNKIWERGALIEQVWRENQEIGADRKVDVHIGQIRKKIDDLEGRLIKTVRGRGYMFKFPNHNHQ from the coding sequence ATGGTTATCAATGCTTCTAATCCAAAAATTTTAATAGTCGATGACGATCCAGCTATTTGTCAGCTTGTTTCACGGTTTTTGAGTTATAATAACTACCAAATTAAAACGGCCGAAAATGCTTATCAAGGTCGCCAACTGTTTGAACAACTAAGTCCAGATTTAGTTATTTTAGATGTTAACTTACCGGATGAAAGTGGTTTCACGCTTTGCCAAGAAATTCGACACACCGGAACCTTAGTATTGATGTTAACTTGCATGACCGATACTAATTATATCTTAGAAGGGTTTGCCAAAGGGGCAGATGATTATTTAACGAAACCCTTTAATCTAGCTATTCTTAAGGCCAAAATTACGGCTTTACTCAACCGTCGTCAGTTAGGAAATAATACTTTAGAAACAGGGAAAAATACCCTTGTTTTTGATGGGTTGAGTATCAATGTTGAAACGGCTGAAGTTACCCTAAATAATCAAGTGATTCCCCTAACTACCTTAGAATTTGAATTATTACATTTTTTAGCAACTCATCCCAATAAAATTTGGGAAAGAGGAGCTCTCATTGAACAAGTATGGAGAGAAAATCAAGAAATAGGCGCAGATCGGAAAGTTGATGTTCATATTGGTCAAATTCGCAAGAAAATTGATGATCTTGAAGGTAGATTAATCAAAACAGTTCGCGGTCGAGGATATATGTTTAAATTTCCTAATCACAATCACCAATAA